From a single Bufo bufo chromosome 9, aBufBuf1.1, whole genome shotgun sequence genomic region:
- the TCTA gene encoding T-cell leukemia translocation-altered gene protein gives MELGAPQLLSPLFGSVLGVCADFSRDWESNDLRAAIFKLLLAWLLLSLTAIQLAWRSYGPTVNGLYYRQGMGGQNGGTAEHPAAWESASTESLKTHQE, from the exons ATGGAGCTCGGGGCCCCGCAGCTGCTCTCCCCGCTCTTCGGCTCCGTGCTCGGGGTCTGCGCGGACTTCAGCCGGGACTGGGAGAGTAACGACCTGAGAGCCGCCATCTTCAAGCTGCTCCTGGCCTGGCTGCTGCTGAGCCTGACCGCCATCCAGCTGGCCTGGCGGAGCTACGGACCGACCGTCAACGGCCTGTACTACCGGCAGG GCATGGGCGGACAGAACGGCGGAACCGCGGAGCACccggcagcctg GGAGAGCGCCAGCACAGAATCCCTAAAAACACACCAGGAGTGA